Proteins encoded in a region of the Dreissena polymorpha isolate Duluth1 chromosome 6, UMN_Dpol_1.0, whole genome shotgun sequence genome:
- the LOC127835376 gene encoding uncharacterized protein LOC127835376, with protein sequence MSDEEIARVVFGEARGEPYQGQLGVAYTIFNRSRHPGYLNSPRDILYERATDGRHKYETLDDAGHTQAWSKAKQTRNDEYTSAMRAAQAARSGSEPDPTRGATDFASKQNWPSVSDNQYWRATNKTQIGNQWFVGREKK encoded by the exons ATGAG TGACGAGGAAATTGCGAGGGTTGTTTTCGGCGAGGCGAGAGGCGAGCCGTACCAAGGTCAGCTGGGCGTGGCTTATACCATTTTTAATCGTTCTCGCCACCCGGGTTACCTCAACTCACCAAGGGACATACTTTACGAGCGGGCGACCGACGGACGTCACAAGTATGAGACCCTTGACGATGCAGGTCACACGCAAGCCTGGAGCAAGGCAAAACAGACGCGCAATGACGAGTACACGAGTGCCATGAGGGCTGCTCAGGCCGCTAGGTCAGGGTCAGAGCCTGATCCTACAAGAGGTGCAACGGATTTCGCCTCGAAACAGAATTGGCCTTCTGTTAGCGATAATCAGTACTGGCGGGCTACGAATAAAACGCAGATCGGCAACCAGTGGTTCGTGGGACGAGAAAAGAAATAA